In Cryptomeria japonica chromosome 10, Sugi_1.0, whole genome shotgun sequence, a genomic segment contains:
- the LOC131076567 gene encoding paired amphipathic helix protein Sin3-like 2, with protein MTGLIARVKELFKGHPNLILGFNTIVPKRLEIEFDRALNYVNKIKTRFQYDEQAYKAFLEILNMYQKGNKTTSEVCQEVASLFKDHQDLLEEFNYFVHVPSSATRTAFPALERMREVLEQYLEGF; from the exons ATGACTGGTCTTATTGCCCGTGTGAAAGAATTATTTAAAGGGCATCCCAATCTTATTTTGGGTTTTAACACCATTGTTCCTAAACGTTTGGAAATTGAGTTTGACCGAGCCCTTAATTATGTCAATAAGATCAAG ACTCGGTTTCAATATGACGAACAAGCATACAAAGCTTTTCTGGAAATTTTGAATATGTATCAGAAGGGAAACAAGACAACGAGTGAAGTGTGTCAAGAG GTGGCTTCATTGTTCAAGGACCATCAAGATTTGCTTGAGGAATTTAATTATTTCGTACATGTTCCATCTTCTGCAACACGGACAGCTTTTCCTGCTCTGGAACGGATGAGAGAAGTCCTAGAGCAATATCTAGAAGGGTTCTAA